The following proteins are co-located in the Apium graveolens cultivar Ventura chromosome 5, ASM990537v1, whole genome shotgun sequence genome:
- the LOC141723659 gene encoding uncharacterized protein LOC141723659 — protein MLTNLEKQIQSPLDEGTGSSSDVPDRAKKEDKEIENKAVLNREMSLFWERLRAIEADSEFLKHAAMTLQRGSEGTKLLTQIAQQLEKLRQAEKIEKRTATDAERTEKEKAEKRMDTDAEKTEERTDTDAEKTEKRTDMDAENTEIRTGTDALSS, from the exons ATGTTAACAAATCTAGAGAAGCAAATTCAGTCACCGTTAGATGAGGGCACTGGTTCCTCAAGTGATGTTCCTGACAGGGCTAAGAAAGAAGATAAAG AAATTGAGAATAAAGCCGTCCTCAATAGAGAGATGTCCCTATTTTGGGAGAGGTTGAGAGCCATTGAAGCAGATAGTGAATTTTTAAAGCATGCTGCAATGACACTCCAAAGGGGCAGTGAAGGAACAAAACTCCTGACACAGATAGCACAACAGCTGGAAAAGCTTCGACAAGCAGAAAAAATCGAGAAAAGGACGGCCACTGATGCAGAGAGAACAGAGAAAGAAAAGGCAGAGAAAAGGATGGACACAGATGCAGAAAAAACAGAGGAAAGGACGGACACGGATGCAGAGAAAACTGAAAAAAGGACGGACATGGATGCAGAAAATACAGAGATAAGGACGGGCACAGATGCATTGTCATCCTAA
- the LOC141659919 gene encoding putative myosin-binding protein 6 has translation MSSNYKQFVEDNLGEIPQFIIYAVLEMGIICLLYLEAFFAFLSYEFANFFDLQIPCLLCTRIEHVLLNKDSHYFHNESFCESHKKAVSSLAYCHFHRKISDIKNMCEGCLLSFATDRDSDTDNPKPLAGIIQKDAGGFVEDDHKILWKGNDAKVADKGSINRCSCCGEPLTNKSTKKIAKNASMKAATISSNAPASPRLPIVAMKNEEGRNLELPLSRFSALKLTANAEPELPEDFTGFTPVAGINPEQQQMKEDLKAGTIPLLPDAEDIPEDAPRTPSTRGNKFFGIPLTEATQAAGTPKWANRLAKKVTLEKDFFAEPSDLNPTNEPESEALNRLKRQIRSDRKSLVELSMELDEERSASAIAANNAMAMITRLQAEKAAVQMEALQYQRMMEEQAEYDQEAVQIMKDILVKREGEIKILEAELESYKEKYGELKKAGSVECEVDVEEDYQDMQSQSVSSFGEKSEFGSPNGIGHHGEHEHTVHTTERSRDIGGGTEEASFDFEGEKS, from the exons ATGTCGTCAAATTACAAGCAATTTGTAGAAGATAATCTGGGAGAAATCCCACAATTTATCATATATGCTGTTCTTGAAATGGGGATCATATGTTTGCTTTACCTTGAGGCCTTCTTCGCGTTTCTTAGTTACGAATTTGCCAATTTTTTTGATTTGCAAATCCCTTGTTTGCTATGTACACGAATAGAGCATGTTCTTTTGAATAAAGACTCTCATTATTTCCATAATGAATCCTTTTGTGAATCTCACAAGAAGGCAGTTTCATCGCTTGCTTATTGTCATTTCCACCGCAAGATATCTGACATTAAGAATATGTGTGAAGGATGTCTTCTTTCGTTTGCTACCGACAGAGATTCTGATACGGATAATCCTAAGCCCCTGGCTGGTATAATACAAAAGGATGCTGGTGGGTTCGTGGAGGATGATCATAAAATCTTATGGAAAGGAAATGATGCCAAAGTAGCGGATAAAGGTAGTATTAATAGATGTTCTTGTTGTGGGGAGCCTTTAACTAACAAAAGTACTAAGAAAATTGCTAAGAATGCTTCCATGAAGGCCGCTACTATATCATCAAATGCTCCTGCTTCTCCTCGTCTGCCAATCGTGGCAATGAAAAATGAGGAGGGACGGAATCTAGAATTGCCTCTTTCTAGGTTCTCTGCGCTTAAGCTTACAGCAAATGCTGAACCAGAGCTTCCAGAAGATTTCACTGGATTTACCCCAGTTGCTGGAATCAACCCAGAGCAACAAC AAATGAAAGAAGATCTCAAAGCTGGGACGATACCGTTACTACCGGATGCTGAGGATATACCTGAAGATGCTCCCAGAACCCCCAGTACTAGAGGGAACAAGTTTTTCGGAATTCCGCTAACAGAAGCAACTCAAGCTGCAGGCACTCCCAAGTGGGCCAACCGGCTTGCAAAAAAGGTGACACTTGAAAAAGATTTCTTTGCAGAACCCAGTGACCTAAATCCTACAAACGAACCAGAGAGTGAGGCTTTGAATCGCTTGAAAAGACAAATTCGTTCGGATAGAAAATCCCTTGTTGAGCTATCCatggaattggatgaagaaagAAGTGCTTCTGCTATTGCAGCAAACAACGCAATGGCCATGATCACTAGGTTGCAGGCAGAGAAAGCAGCTGTGCAAATGGAGGCTTTACAGTACCAGAGAATGATGGAAGAGCAGGCAGAGTATGACCAAGAAGCTGTACAAATTATGAAGGATATTCTTGTCAAGAGAGAGGGAGAGATCAAGATCTTAGAAGCTGAACTCGAATCCTATAAAGAAAAATATGGAGAACTGAAGAAGGCGGGTAGCGTGGAATGTGAAGTTGATGTTGAAGAAGACTACCAAGATATGCAATCTCAGTCTGTTTCATCGTTTGGAGAGAAGTCTGAGTTTGGAAGCCCTAATGGAATTGGACATCATGGAGAACATGAACACACAGTACACACTACTGAAAGATCAAGAGATATCGGTGGGGGGACTGAAGAAGCATCATTTGATTTTGAGGGGGAGAAATCT